Part of the Terrisporobacter glycolicus ATCC 14880 = DSM 1288 genome is shown below.
GTAAGTGTTTTTTTGAAAGGTAGAAGTAAAGAGTTTGGAATATTATACAGTTTGGGAATATCAAGTAAACAAGTTCAAAAGATGATTTTTATAGAAAACTTCATTATAAATGCATTATCATCTACTCTTGGTGTAGCAGTAGGACTGATTTTTTCTAAGATAATTTTAATTGCCATATCAAATTTACTGGGAATAGAGCCACTAAAGTTTTATATTCCAGCAATGTCAATGATAGCAACCATAATTTACTTTATGCTACTTTCACTATTAATATCTTTGTTTATTTCTTTTGTAGTAAAAGAAGATAAAGTTTTAAAATTGTTAAAGGGGAGTGAAACTCAAAGACCAGAGCCAAAGTTTTCTATATTACTTGTTATATTGTGTATAGCTCTTTTTGTATGGTCATATTATAAAGCGGTGACAGTTACAAAAATACAATTGGTAAATACCATAGCACCAGTAACTTTTATGACTATTATAGCAACATATTTATTGTTTTCTCAACTTAGTGTATTTATTATAAAAACTATAAAAAATAATAAAAAATTTTATAAGAAAAATACTAATATGTTATGCGTATCAAATTTGTATTATAAAATGAAAGACAATACAAGAATGTTTTTCTTAATATGCATAACTTCTGCAGTTGCATTTACTGCCATAGGTGCAGTATATGCCTATTGGAAAGATCAAACTAGACAAGTTGAGTTGGCTTATCCTCAAGCAATACATTTTGCAACAAATAAAAGTATGCTTGATAATTTGGATGAATTTGATAAAAAAGATTATATGGATAAAGTTGATTTGTTGGAAAATTCATTGAAAGAAGAAAAGATTCCTTATTATAAAATAAGTGGAGAGATAAAAACTGTTTTTTCAAAGGATAAAGAAAAATCGGTTAAAATAATTAAAGAATCCAAGTATAAAGAGTTTGCCGAAAAATTAAATCAACAAACAGTGAACTTTAGAAAAAATGAAGCAATATCACTAACTTTATTAGAAAATAAAAAAGTAAATAAAAAAGTTGTAGTAGATGATAATAATTTAAAAGTTGCTACACAAGTAGAAAAGTCTGTTATGCCAGCTTATTATGATATATACGTGGTTAAAGATGATTTATATGATGAAATAAATAATAACTGTGTAGTAGATGAATTTACTACTTTTGAT
Proteins encoded:
- a CDS encoding FtsX-like permease family protein; translation: MNFVQFAYKNVKRNTKSYLGYFFSILISSALLFSFNMFINHPNLDTSTFDDYLLLTIKVCSIIVYVFLFFFVFYSVSVFLKGRSKEFGILYSLGISSKQVQKMIFIENFIINALSSTLGVAVGLIFSKIILIAISNLLGIEPLKFYIPAMSMIATIIYFMLLSLLISLFISFVVKEDKVLKLLKGSETQRPEPKFSILLVILCIALFVWSYYKAVTVTKIQLVNTIAPVTFMTIIATYLLFSQLSVFIIKTIKNNKKFYKKNTNMLCVSNLYYKMKDNTRMFFLICITSAVAFTAIGAVYAYWKDQTRQVELAYPQAIHFATNKSMLDNLDEFDKKDYMDKVDLLENSLKEEKIPYYKISGEIKTVFSKDKEKSVKIIKESKYKEFAEKLNQQTVNFRKNEAISLTLLENKKVNKKVVVDDNNLKVATQVEKSVMPAYYDIYVVKDDLYDEINNNCVVDEFTTFDTQNYMKTLNICKNFENTHKEELNNGTYKFLSKSFVLDYGKTIFSTLLFLTIFIGLIFFVTASSFLYNKIYMDCQEDKEKYMKLNKIGLTYKEIRKISTIEIGILFLAPYVIAVMHSTFALLAVKNSFNMEVASSAYIVMGSFFIVLIIYFLIIRRNYLKEIREYLNK